From a single Loxodonta africana isolate mLoxAfr1 chromosome 9, mLoxAfr1.hap2, whole genome shotgun sequence genomic region:
- the OMD gene encoding osteomodulin — protein sequence MGFLSQVCVLFFFFGVKVYCQYETHQWDEDYDREPDDVYEPEFQFHQNVEHGVPFHQRTLGCASECFCPPNFPSSMYCDNRKLKTIPDIPMHIQQLYLQFNEIEAVTEHPFINATHLKEINLSHNKIKSHKIDHGVFTKFSNLLQLHLEHNNLEEFPFPLPKSLERLLLGYNEISRLQTNAMDGLINLTMLDLCYNHLHDSMFKEKTLFKMKKLMQLNLCSNRLESMPPNLPSSLMYLSLENNSIASIPENYFKELPELRTLRMSHNKLQDIPYNIFNLSNLRELNIGHNKLKQAFYIPRNLEHLYIEYNEIENINATVMCPSINPLHYNHLTYIRADQNKLKEPISSYIFFCFPHMHTIYYGEQRSTNGQTIQLKTQVFRRHQDQDDDDDDDDGDHNNAYEVQEQEETEENIAPHYYEIQQWQETI from the exons ATGGGCTTTTTAAGTCAAGTATgcgtccttttcttcttttttggagtCAAGGTATATTGCCAGTATGAAACTCATCAGTGGGATGAAGACTATGATCGAGAGCCAGACGATGTCTATGAACCAGAATTCCAATTCCATCAAAATGTAGAACATGGAGTTCCTTTCCATCAGCGTACTTTAGGCTGTGCCAGCGAATGCTTTTGTCCGCCTAATTTTCCCTCATCAATGTACTGTGATAATCGCAAACTCAAGACTATCCCAGATATTCCAATGCACATTCAGCAGCTCTACCTTCAGTTCAATGAAATTGAAGCTGTGACTGAACATCCATTCATTAATGCAACTCATCTTAAAGAAATTAATCTTAGCCACAACAAAATTAAATCTCATAAGATTGATCATGGAGTCTTCACTAAGTTTTCAAATCTACTACAGCTTCACCTGGAGCATAACAATTTAGAAgagtttccatttcctcttcctaaaTCTTTGGAAAGACTCCTTCTTGGCTATAATGAAATCTCTAGACTGCAGACAAACGCCATGGATGGGTTAATAAACTTGACCATGCTTGATCTTTGTTACAATCATCTTCACGATTCTATGTTCAAAGAGAAAACCCTcttcaaaatgaaaaaattaatgcaGCTCAACCTATGTAGTAACAGATTGGAATCAATGCCTCCTAATTTACCTTCTTCACTTATGTATCTGTCTTTGGAAAACAATTCAATTGCTTCTATACCAGAAAATTATTTCAAGGAACTTCCAGAACTTCGTACTCTAAGAATGTCACACAACAAATTGCAAGACATTCCATACAATATATTTAATCTTTCCAACCTTAGAGAGCTTAATATCGGACACAATAAATTGAAGCAAGCATTCTACATCCCAAGAAATCTGGAACACCTATACATAGAATATAATGAAATCGAAA aTATCAATGCTACAGTGATGTGTCCATCTATTAACCCACTACATTACAACCATTTAACATACATTCGTGCAGACCAAAATAAGCTAAAAGAACCAATAAGCTCATACATTTTCTTCTGCTTCCCTCACATGCATACTATTTATTATGGTGAACAAAGAAGCACTAATGGTCAAACAATACAACTTAAGACCCAAGTTTTCCGAAGACATCAAGATCAagacgatgatgatgatgatgatgatggtgaccaTAATAATGCTTATGAagtccaagaacaagaagaaacagaagaaaatattgcgCCTCATTATTATGAAATTCAGCAATGGCAGGAAACTATATAG